CCAGGCGATCGTCGCGTCCGCGGCGACCGTGACGATCGCGCTGCTGTGCCTGAGCTTCTCCGAGCTGAACTCGAACAAGAGCCTCGGTCCGGTCTCGGCGATCGGGATCGTCTGCACGCTGGTCGTGATGACGACGTTCCTGCCGCTGTCGCTGGTCCTCGTCCCCAAGCTCTGGTTCTGGCCGATCCCGCAGCTGCTCGCCTACGTCGTGCCGCGGCTGCGGCGCGCACGGCCCGAGGGTGCCCGCGGCATCTTCTGGACGCTCAACGGCTCGTGGGTGTTCTGGCCGCGCATTCCGCACCGTGACCACCAGAGCGACATCGCCTCGCACGGGTTCTGGAGCCGGCTGGCCGGGCTGGTCGGGCGGTGGCACCGGATCGTGTGGATCGGCGCGACTGTCCTCCTGCTCCTCTGCCTCGCCGGGCTGACGTCGCTGAAGACCGACGGGCTGACCACCGCGGAGAGCTTCACCACGAAGCCGGACGCGGTCGTCGGCCAGGAACTCTACGACGCGAACTTCGCCAAGGGCGCCGGCGCTCCGGCCGTGATCGTCACCGACGCGTCCGAGACCGATGCGGTCATCGCCGCTGCGCGCGACACCGAGGGTGTGGCGCAGACGCCGGGCTCGGTGTGCGTGCAGCCCGACTACGCGAAGCTGTCCGCGGCGACCAGTGGGGGCGGCCCGCCGCCGGTGGGTGCGGACGGCTGCCTCGATCCGTCGTTCCAGGTGGCGCCGATCGACGGGCGCATCGTCGTCAACGCGACGCTCGCCGACTCGTACGACTCACCGGCCGCCTACGACACGATCGAGCGCCTGCGCACCGCCGTGCACGGGGTGTCCGGCGCGGACGCGAAGGTCGGCGGGGCCTCGGCGGCCAACCTCGACGTCTCCACCGCCTCGGTCCACGACCGGAACCTGATCATCCCGATCGTCCTCGCGGTGATCTTCGTGATCCTGGCCGTGCTGTTCCGGGCGCTGCTGGCGCCGGTGCTGCTGATCGCCACCGTCGTGCTCTCGTTCGCGGCGACGCTGGGCGTGTGCGGGTTCATGTTCACGCACGTCTTCGGCTTCGAGGGCGCCGATCAGTCGTTCCCGCTCTTCGCGTTCGTGTTCTTGGTGGCCCTCGGGATCGACTACAACATCTTCCTGATGACACGGGTCCGTGAGGAGGCGCTGTCGTTCGGCACCCGCCAGGGTGTGCTGCGCGGCCTGTCGGTGACCGGCGGCGTGATCACGTCGGCGGGCATCGTGCTCGCGGCCACGTTCGTCGTGCTCGGCATCCTTCCGCTGGTGTTCCTCGCCGAGATCGGTTTCGCGGTGGCGTTCGGCGTGCTGCTCGACACGATCATCGTCCGCAGCCTGCTGGTGCCCGCGTTGAGCTACGACATCGGCCGCCGGATCTGGTGGCCCTCACGGCTGGCCGCCGGGAAGGACTGACGCGCCGCACCGGTACGGTGCGCGCGTGGACGAAGGCGGGTTCTGGGACGTCGTTGCCGAGGCGTACGCGGCGCTCGAGTGCGGGTGGTACGACGAGGACACACCGCGGGACGCGGTCGCGGTGGCCTGGTCGAGCCTGCTCGCCGAGCGGTCGGCGGACGACGTCCTGGACTTCGCGGTGCACTACGAGCGCGCGATGGAGCGTGCCCGGCGTCCGGTGACGCTGGCGGCGGCCGCGCTGCTCTCCGGCGGCGCCGCCGACGACTGGTACGGACGGTTCGCGTACGAGGACCGGTTCGCCGCGTTCCGGTCGGCGCTGGTCGCGCTCGGCCGGACGTCGTTCGAGGCGGTGATCGCCGAGCCCGACGTCCTGGCTTCGCTGCCCGACGCGGACGCCGTGGAGCGGGGGGACTGGGACTTCTTCGCGAACCTCGACGCGGTGCCGCGAGACGCGTACGCGGCGGCCGGCGGCGATCCCGGGGCGTTCGCGAACGCGGTCGCCGGGCAGCTCGGGGCTCGGCCCGTCCGTGGCGTACCACCGCTCCGGGGGGAGTGGCACATCGACGAGTCCACGCTCGCCACCCGCTTCCCGAAACTCGCCGCCCGTTTCCCGGACGGCGTGCACTAGGAGCGGGTGAGCACGCCGCTGACGACCGTCACCACCGTCCGGCGGACGTCCGCGGGGTCCGGCGGGGTACCGGTGCGATCGGCGAACAGCAGGTGGCAGGCGCCGATCAGCGTGGCCGCCACCCCGTCGACCTCCGCGTCCGCCGTGATCCGGCCGAGGTCGCGCTCCGCGGTCAGGTAGGCGCCGATCAGGATCGCGGCCTCGGTCAGCACCGGGATCCCGGCAGGCCAGTCGCGGCGCAGCCGGGCGCGCAGCGCGTCGCGGAAGATGACCAGCGGGACGATCGCCACCGCGACCGAGTTGAACAGCGCGGTGAGCGCCGCGGCGAGGTTGTCGACGACCGTGCCGGTTCCCGCGGCGTCCCGCAGTGCGGCTGCCTGGGCGTCCATCCGGGTGACGCGGTCGAGCACGAACTCCGCGAGGAACGCGTCGAAGTCCTCGAAGTGCCGGTGCAGCACGCCCTTGGCGCAGCCCGCCTCGGTCGT
The sequence above is a segment of the Cryptosporangium aurantiacum genome. Coding sequences within it:
- a CDS encoding MMPL family transporter, producing MADEPSSGTTQLTESDTRPAEPAPPPRRRSWPVFAVIAVGVIVFLVGGAGGSYQSKLGEVQKNDNASYLPASAESTIAGNEAEKFTPVQNIPGFVVFHRDAGLTPADKSAIDGLATTVRDLPGVDAQAVTPPEYSEDGQTASLFVPLIASNNGEELNGEQLLEHEQEVLRVARDAAPDGLDVHSAGPGGLLVAFIDAFSGLDSTLLLTAVGVIFVILLLVYRSIVLPFLPLISAGLALGVSSLVVYFLAKNEVLTLTGQSQSILSVLVLGAGTDYALLLIARYREELHEYAPFDAMIAAWKASIQAIVASAATVTIALLCLSFSELNSNKSLGPVSAIGIVCTLVVMTTFLPLSLVLVPKLWFWPIPQLLAYVVPRLRRARPEGARGIFWTLNGSWVFWPRIPHRDHQSDIASHGFWSRLAGLVGRWHRIVWIGATVLLLLCLAGLTSLKTDGLTTAESFTTKPDAVVGQELYDANFAKGAGAPAVIVTDASETDAVIAAARDTEGVAQTPGSVCVQPDYAKLSAATSGGGPPPVGADGCLDPSFQVAPIDGRIVVNATLADSYDSPAAYDTIERLRTAVHGVSGADAKVGGASAANLDVSTASVHDRNLIIPIVLAVIFVILAVLFRALLAPVLLIATVVLSFAATLGVCGFMFTHVFGFEGADQSFPLFAFVFLVALGIDYNIFLMTRVREEALSFGTRQGVLRGLSVTGGVITSAGIVLAATFVVLGILPLVFLAEIGFAVAFGVLLDTIIVRSLLVPALSYDIGRRIWWPSRLAAGKD
- a CDS encoding DUF4240 domain-containing protein, with protein sequence MDEGGFWDVVAEAYAALECGWYDEDTPRDAVAVAWSSLLAERSADDVLDFAVHYERAMERARRPVTLAAAALLSGGAADDWYGRFAYEDRFAAFRSALVALGRTSFEAVIAEPDVLASLPDADAVERGDWDFFANLDAVPRDAYAAAGGDPGAFANAVAGQLGARPVRGVPPLRGEWHIDESTLATRFPKLAARFPDGVH
- a CDS encoding TetR/AcrR family transcriptional regulator translates to MPTGVAIRDVREQLFDAAERVLLRDGPSALTSRAVTTEAGCAKGVLHRHFEDFDAFLAEFVLDRVTRMDAQAAALRDAAGTGTVVDNLAAALTALFNSVAVAIVPLVIFRDALRARLRRDWPAGIPVLTEAAILIGAYLTAERDLGRITADAEVDGVAATLIGACHLLFADRTGTPPDPADVRRTVVTVVSGVLTRS